One Tachysurus fulvidraco isolate hzauxx_2018 chromosome 2, HZAU_PFXX_2.0, whole genome shotgun sequence DNA segment encodes these proteins:
- the cass4 gene encoding cas scaffolding protein family member 4 isoform X1 produces the protein METILAKALYDNTAESPDELAFYKDDVVVVIEKTVEGSVGWWKCSLNGQEGLAPANRLRLLSPSESIYQTPRPAEASLTYEAMEKGNKMVHGVFTPSTDMYAVPRLWRKGSLYTPLSPRPTLRQTLTIIQKRSEVIDNSKSIASEIYAVPPTPSKDPNYDIPVSSKSEPHLKLVSNFNTLPNPRKCEQIYDVPVALEMPISVHGFYGTMPSKGAHSGKEVYDTPTSCVRLAAVNAGCIYDIPKCREKTQQRTDSNLKEEGCIYDVPPSLNKREPILNVLTLPNQIVTNPGNSENASKPIEDRCKPGPMHDLPRRQSSWGRQIMVSRELQERRAKTTENEVKNDIGVSVSENQRDSTVSNSSNTSSSSRSSCDSMFGSTSPEPLREVTLSPEEAAQRLLQLQETVCQAVPQLMDFVSSHWRSREHLGQHLQQIRAASEDVANSVTSFLNFVLDIRGNALRLTDSNLQARLQKQLSIVENSGLIVQNSVDALCGLGWPLDVLAQDPGQPQISDQLERFVMVARTLPEDMKRLVSIINANSKLLFRNSSKEPEMPKNTSLPHVIKSIGKNEPPLDKEWDDDYVHLQTKTEFEKLQQTEEKNDIKLDMNQHNEKKQVSKPKPTSFDRTSQHKPLISDHCRLYFGATRKAIAVFVSSLEEQQPPEKFISHSKLVIMVGQRLIDTLYCEAQGREDSQELLHKSNHLCALLKHLAVATKKAALHFPDKVAIKEAQDFAKELAQRAHQFRMFMEN, from the exons ATGGAG ACCATCCTGGCCAAAGCACTCTATGACAACACAGCTGAAAGCCCAGATGAGCTGGCCTTCTACAAGGATGATGTTGTTGTGGTGATAGAGAAAACTGTTGAGGGCAGTGTGGGCTGGTGGAAATGCTCTCTGAATGGCCAAGAAGGCCTGGCACCGGCCAATCGACTACGACTCCTCTCACCCTCAGAAAGTATTTATCAAACACCACGGCCAGCAGAAGCAAGTCTAACTTATGAGGCAATGGAGAAGGGAAACAAG atgGTACATGGTGTCTTCACTCCCAGCACAGATATGTATGCTGTTCCTAGACTTTGGAGAAAAGGCTCGTTATACACG CCACTATCACCACGGCCTACATTAAGACAAACATTAACTATCATTCAGAAGAGATCCGAAGTCATTGATAACAGCAAATCCATAGCATCTGAG ATTTATGCTGTACCACCCACACCCTCAAAAGATCCCAATTATGATATTCCTGTTTCTTCTAAAAGTGAGCCACACTTAAAGTTAGTTTCCAACTTCAACACTTTGCCTAATCCACGGAAGTGTGAGCAGATATATGATGTGCCTGTAGCACTGGAAATGCCCATCAGTGTACATGGTTTCTATGGCACAATGCCATCTAAAGGTGCACATTCTGGAAAAGAGGTCTATGATACTCCAACATCATGTGTTCGTCTTGCAGCAGTCAATGCTGGCTGCATCTATGATATCCCAAAATGTagggagaaaacacaacaaagaacAGACTCCAACCTCAAAGAGGAAGGCTGCATTTATGATGTGCCACCTAGCCTCAATAAAAGAGAACCCATTCTGAATGTACTAACACTCCCAAATCAGATAGTTACAAACCCGGGTAATTCGGAAAATGCTTCCAAACCTATTGAAGACAGGTGCAAACCTGGTCCAATGCATGATCTTCCTCGTAGACAATCATCATGGGGAAGACAGATTATGGTGTCCAGAGAACTACAAGAGAGGAGGGCAAAAACCACCGAAAATGAGGTAAAGAATGATATAGGTGTGTCTGTTTCTGAAAACCAAAGGGACTCCACAGTGTCCAACTCCTCCAACACCTCCAGTTCTTCCAGGAGCTCCTGTGACTCTATGTTTGGCTCCACCTCACCAGAGCCACTACGGGAGGTCACACTATCCCCAGAGGAAGCAGCCCAAAGACTTTTGCAACTCCAGGAAACAGTTTGTCAGGCTGTGCCCCAACTGATGGACTTTGTAAGTAGCCACTGGAGAAGCCGTGAGCATCTGGGCCAACACCTCCAGCAGATTCGTGCAGCCTCAGAGGATGTGGCCAACTCAGTCACCTCCTTTCTCAACTTTGTTCTAGATATCAGAGGTAATGCACTGCGGCTTACTGACTCTAACCTGCAGGCCAGGCTCCAGAAGCAGCTCTCTATTGTGGAGAACTCAGGACTGATTGTACAGAACTCTGTGGATGCTCTTTGCGGCTTAGGTTGGCCTCTGGATGTCCTGGCTCAGGATCCGGGGCAGCCACAGATTTCAGACCAGCTGGAGCGCTTTGTCATGGTTGCTCGGACTTTGCCAGAAGACATGAAACGGTTGGTGTCCATTATTAATGCCAACAGCAAGCTTCTGTTCAGAAACTCATCAAAAGAGCCAGAAATGCCAAAGAACACCAGTCTACCACATGTTATAAAAAGCATTGGCAAGAATGAACCACCGTTAGATAAAGAGTGGGATGATGATTATGTACATCTTCAG ACCAAGACAGAATTTGAAAAGCTACAgcaaactgaagaaaaaaacgaCATAAAATTGGACATGAATCAACACAATGAGAAAAAACAG GTTTCCAAACCAAAGCCTACATCCTTTGATCGTACAAGCCAACATAAGCCTCTGATTTCTGACCACTGCCGACTCTATTTTGGGGCCACCAGAAAAGCCattgctgtgtttgtttctaGCCTGGAGGAGCAACAGCCCCCTGAGAAGTTTATATCCCACAGTAAGCTGGTGATCATGGTGGGCCAAAGGCTAATAGACACCCTTTATTGTGAGGCCCAGGGTAGGGAGGACAGTCAGGAGCTCCTACACAAAAGCAACCACTTGTGTGCCCTCCTCAAGCATCTGGCAGTGGCCACCAAAAAAGCAGCGCTACACTTTCCTGACAAAGTGGCAATCAAGGAAGCACAGGACTTTGCCAAAGAACTGGCTCAGAGGGCACACCAATTTCGCATGTTTATGGAAAATTAA
- the cass4 gene encoding cas scaffolding protein family member 4 isoform X3, with amino-acid sequence MRQWRRETSTDMYAVPRLWRKGSLYTPLSPRPTLRQTLTIIQKRSEVIDNSKSIASEIYAVPPTPSKDPNYDIPVSSKSEPHLKLVSNFNTLPNPRKCEQIYDVPVALEMPISVHGFYGTMPSKGAHSGKEVYDTPTSCVRLAAVNAGCIYDIPKCREKTQQRTDSNLKEEGCIYDVPPSLNKREPILNVLTLPNQIVTNPGNSENASKPIEDRCKPGPMHDLPRRQSSWGRQIMVSRELQERRAKTTENEVKNDIGVSVSENQRDSTVSNSSNTSSSSRSSCDSMFGSTSPEPLREVTLSPEEAAQRLLQLQETVCQAVPQLMDFVSSHWRSREHLGQHLQQIRAASEDVANSVTSFLNFVLDIRGNALRLTDSNLQARLQKQLSIVENSGLIVQNSVDALCGLGWPLDVLAQDPGQPQISDQLERFVMVARTLPEDMKRLVSIINANSKLLFRNSSKEPEMPKNTSLPHVIKSIGKNEPPLDKEWDDDYVHLQTKTEFEKLQQTEEKNDIKLDMNQHNEKKQVSKPKPTSFDRTSQHKPLISDHCRLYFGATRKAIAVFVSSLEEQQPPEKFISHSKLVIMVGQRLIDTLYCEAQGREDSQELLHKSNHLCALLKHLAVATKKAALHFPDKVAIKEAQDFAKELAQRAHQFRMFMEN; translated from the exons ATGAGGCAATGGAGAAGGGAAACAAG CACAGATATGTATGCTGTTCCTAGACTTTGGAGAAAAGGCTCGTTATACACG CCACTATCACCACGGCCTACATTAAGACAAACATTAACTATCATTCAGAAGAGATCCGAAGTCATTGATAACAGCAAATCCATAGCATCTGAG ATTTATGCTGTACCACCCACACCCTCAAAAGATCCCAATTATGATATTCCTGTTTCTTCTAAAAGTGAGCCACACTTAAAGTTAGTTTCCAACTTCAACACTTTGCCTAATCCACGGAAGTGTGAGCAGATATATGATGTGCCTGTAGCACTGGAAATGCCCATCAGTGTACATGGTTTCTATGGCACAATGCCATCTAAAGGTGCACATTCTGGAAAAGAGGTCTATGATACTCCAACATCATGTGTTCGTCTTGCAGCAGTCAATGCTGGCTGCATCTATGATATCCCAAAATGTagggagaaaacacaacaaagaacAGACTCCAACCTCAAAGAGGAAGGCTGCATTTATGATGTGCCACCTAGCCTCAATAAAAGAGAACCCATTCTGAATGTACTAACACTCCCAAATCAGATAGTTACAAACCCGGGTAATTCGGAAAATGCTTCCAAACCTATTGAAGACAGGTGCAAACCTGGTCCAATGCATGATCTTCCTCGTAGACAATCATCATGGGGAAGACAGATTATGGTGTCCAGAGAACTACAAGAGAGGAGGGCAAAAACCACCGAAAATGAGGTAAAGAATGATATAGGTGTGTCTGTTTCTGAAAACCAAAGGGACTCCACAGTGTCCAACTCCTCCAACACCTCCAGTTCTTCCAGGAGCTCCTGTGACTCTATGTTTGGCTCCACCTCACCAGAGCCACTACGGGAGGTCACACTATCCCCAGAGGAAGCAGCCCAAAGACTTTTGCAACTCCAGGAAACAGTTTGTCAGGCTGTGCCCCAACTGATGGACTTTGTAAGTAGCCACTGGAGAAGCCGTGAGCATCTGGGCCAACACCTCCAGCAGATTCGTGCAGCCTCAGAGGATGTGGCCAACTCAGTCACCTCCTTTCTCAACTTTGTTCTAGATATCAGAGGTAATGCACTGCGGCTTACTGACTCTAACCTGCAGGCCAGGCTCCAGAAGCAGCTCTCTATTGTGGAGAACTCAGGACTGATTGTACAGAACTCTGTGGATGCTCTTTGCGGCTTAGGTTGGCCTCTGGATGTCCTGGCTCAGGATCCGGGGCAGCCACAGATTTCAGACCAGCTGGAGCGCTTTGTCATGGTTGCTCGGACTTTGCCAGAAGACATGAAACGGTTGGTGTCCATTATTAATGCCAACAGCAAGCTTCTGTTCAGAAACTCATCAAAAGAGCCAGAAATGCCAAAGAACACCAGTCTACCACATGTTATAAAAAGCATTGGCAAGAATGAACCACCGTTAGATAAAGAGTGGGATGATGATTATGTACATCTTCAG ACCAAGACAGAATTTGAAAAGCTACAgcaaactgaagaaaaaaacgaCATAAAATTGGACATGAATCAACACAATGAGAAAAAACAG GTTTCCAAACCAAAGCCTACATCCTTTGATCGTACAAGCCAACATAAGCCTCTGATTTCTGACCACTGCCGACTCTATTTTGGGGCCACCAGAAAAGCCattgctgtgtttgtttctaGCCTGGAGGAGCAACAGCCCCCTGAGAAGTTTATATCCCACAGTAAGCTGGTGATCATGGTGGGCCAAAGGCTAATAGACACCCTTTATTGTGAGGCCCAGGGTAGGGAGGACAGTCAGGAGCTCCTACACAAAAGCAACCACTTGTGTGCCCTCCTCAAGCATCTGGCAGTGGCCACCAAAAAAGCAGCGCTACACTTTCCTGACAAAGTGGCAATCAAGGAAGCACAGGACTTTGCCAAAGAACTGGCTCAGAGGGCACACCAATTTCGCATGTTTATGGAAAATTAA
- the cass4 gene encoding cas scaffolding protein family member 4 isoform X2 yields the protein METILAKALYDNTAESPDELAFYKDDVVVVIEKTVEGSVGWWKCSLNGQEGLAPANRLRLLSPSESIYQTPRPAEASLTYEAMEKGNKMVHGVFTPSTDMYAVPRLWRKGSLYTIYAVPPTPSKDPNYDIPVSSKSEPHLKLVSNFNTLPNPRKCEQIYDVPVALEMPISVHGFYGTMPSKGAHSGKEVYDTPTSCVRLAAVNAGCIYDIPKCREKTQQRTDSNLKEEGCIYDVPPSLNKREPILNVLTLPNQIVTNPGNSENASKPIEDRCKPGPMHDLPRRQSSWGRQIMVSRELQERRAKTTENEVKNDIGVSVSENQRDSTVSNSSNTSSSSRSSCDSMFGSTSPEPLREVTLSPEEAAQRLLQLQETVCQAVPQLMDFVSSHWRSREHLGQHLQQIRAASEDVANSVTSFLNFVLDIRGNALRLTDSNLQARLQKQLSIVENSGLIVQNSVDALCGLGWPLDVLAQDPGQPQISDQLERFVMVARTLPEDMKRLVSIINANSKLLFRNSSKEPEMPKNTSLPHVIKSIGKNEPPLDKEWDDDYVHLQTKTEFEKLQQTEEKNDIKLDMNQHNEKKQVSKPKPTSFDRTSQHKPLISDHCRLYFGATRKAIAVFVSSLEEQQPPEKFISHSKLVIMVGQRLIDTLYCEAQGREDSQELLHKSNHLCALLKHLAVATKKAALHFPDKVAIKEAQDFAKELAQRAHQFRMFMEN from the exons ATGGAG ACCATCCTGGCCAAAGCACTCTATGACAACACAGCTGAAAGCCCAGATGAGCTGGCCTTCTACAAGGATGATGTTGTTGTGGTGATAGAGAAAACTGTTGAGGGCAGTGTGGGCTGGTGGAAATGCTCTCTGAATGGCCAAGAAGGCCTGGCACCGGCCAATCGACTACGACTCCTCTCACCCTCAGAAAGTATTTATCAAACACCACGGCCAGCAGAAGCAAGTCTAACTTATGAGGCAATGGAGAAGGGAAACAAG atgGTACATGGTGTCTTCACTCCCAGCACAGATATGTATGCTGTTCCTAGACTTTGGAGAAAAGGCTCGTTATACACG ATTTATGCTGTACCACCCACACCCTCAAAAGATCCCAATTATGATATTCCTGTTTCTTCTAAAAGTGAGCCACACTTAAAGTTAGTTTCCAACTTCAACACTTTGCCTAATCCACGGAAGTGTGAGCAGATATATGATGTGCCTGTAGCACTGGAAATGCCCATCAGTGTACATGGTTTCTATGGCACAATGCCATCTAAAGGTGCACATTCTGGAAAAGAGGTCTATGATACTCCAACATCATGTGTTCGTCTTGCAGCAGTCAATGCTGGCTGCATCTATGATATCCCAAAATGTagggagaaaacacaacaaagaacAGACTCCAACCTCAAAGAGGAAGGCTGCATTTATGATGTGCCACCTAGCCTCAATAAAAGAGAACCCATTCTGAATGTACTAACACTCCCAAATCAGATAGTTACAAACCCGGGTAATTCGGAAAATGCTTCCAAACCTATTGAAGACAGGTGCAAACCTGGTCCAATGCATGATCTTCCTCGTAGACAATCATCATGGGGAAGACAGATTATGGTGTCCAGAGAACTACAAGAGAGGAGGGCAAAAACCACCGAAAATGAGGTAAAGAATGATATAGGTGTGTCTGTTTCTGAAAACCAAAGGGACTCCACAGTGTCCAACTCCTCCAACACCTCCAGTTCTTCCAGGAGCTCCTGTGACTCTATGTTTGGCTCCACCTCACCAGAGCCACTACGGGAGGTCACACTATCCCCAGAGGAAGCAGCCCAAAGACTTTTGCAACTCCAGGAAACAGTTTGTCAGGCTGTGCCCCAACTGATGGACTTTGTAAGTAGCCACTGGAGAAGCCGTGAGCATCTGGGCCAACACCTCCAGCAGATTCGTGCAGCCTCAGAGGATGTGGCCAACTCAGTCACCTCCTTTCTCAACTTTGTTCTAGATATCAGAGGTAATGCACTGCGGCTTACTGACTCTAACCTGCAGGCCAGGCTCCAGAAGCAGCTCTCTATTGTGGAGAACTCAGGACTGATTGTACAGAACTCTGTGGATGCTCTTTGCGGCTTAGGTTGGCCTCTGGATGTCCTGGCTCAGGATCCGGGGCAGCCACAGATTTCAGACCAGCTGGAGCGCTTTGTCATGGTTGCTCGGACTTTGCCAGAAGACATGAAACGGTTGGTGTCCATTATTAATGCCAACAGCAAGCTTCTGTTCAGAAACTCATCAAAAGAGCCAGAAATGCCAAAGAACACCAGTCTACCACATGTTATAAAAAGCATTGGCAAGAATGAACCACCGTTAGATAAAGAGTGGGATGATGATTATGTACATCTTCAG ACCAAGACAGAATTTGAAAAGCTACAgcaaactgaagaaaaaaacgaCATAAAATTGGACATGAATCAACACAATGAGAAAAAACAG GTTTCCAAACCAAAGCCTACATCCTTTGATCGTACAAGCCAACATAAGCCTCTGATTTCTGACCACTGCCGACTCTATTTTGGGGCCACCAGAAAAGCCattgctgtgtttgtttctaGCCTGGAGGAGCAACAGCCCCCTGAGAAGTTTATATCCCACAGTAAGCTGGTGATCATGGTGGGCCAAAGGCTAATAGACACCCTTTATTGTGAGGCCCAGGGTAGGGAGGACAGTCAGGAGCTCCTACACAAAAGCAACCACTTGTGTGCCCTCCTCAAGCATCTGGCAGTGGCCACCAAAAAAGCAGCGCTACACTTTCCTGACAAAGTGGCAATCAAGGAAGCACAGGACTTTGCCAAAGAACTGGCTCAGAGGGCACACCAATTTCGCATGTTTATGGAAAATTAA
- the cass4 gene encoding cas scaffolding protein family member 4 isoform X4 — protein sequence MRQWRRETSTDMYAVPRLWRKGSLYTIYAVPPTPSKDPNYDIPVSSKSEPHLKLVSNFNTLPNPRKCEQIYDVPVALEMPISVHGFYGTMPSKGAHSGKEVYDTPTSCVRLAAVNAGCIYDIPKCREKTQQRTDSNLKEEGCIYDVPPSLNKREPILNVLTLPNQIVTNPGNSENASKPIEDRCKPGPMHDLPRRQSSWGRQIMVSRELQERRAKTTENEVKNDIGVSVSENQRDSTVSNSSNTSSSSRSSCDSMFGSTSPEPLREVTLSPEEAAQRLLQLQETVCQAVPQLMDFVSSHWRSREHLGQHLQQIRAASEDVANSVTSFLNFVLDIRGNALRLTDSNLQARLQKQLSIVENSGLIVQNSVDALCGLGWPLDVLAQDPGQPQISDQLERFVMVARTLPEDMKRLVSIINANSKLLFRNSSKEPEMPKNTSLPHVIKSIGKNEPPLDKEWDDDYVHLQTKTEFEKLQQTEEKNDIKLDMNQHNEKKQVSKPKPTSFDRTSQHKPLISDHCRLYFGATRKAIAVFVSSLEEQQPPEKFISHSKLVIMVGQRLIDTLYCEAQGREDSQELLHKSNHLCALLKHLAVATKKAALHFPDKVAIKEAQDFAKELAQRAHQFRMFMEN from the exons ATGAGGCAATGGAGAAGGGAAACAAG CACAGATATGTATGCTGTTCCTAGACTTTGGAGAAAAGGCTCGTTATACACG ATTTATGCTGTACCACCCACACCCTCAAAAGATCCCAATTATGATATTCCTGTTTCTTCTAAAAGTGAGCCACACTTAAAGTTAGTTTCCAACTTCAACACTTTGCCTAATCCACGGAAGTGTGAGCAGATATATGATGTGCCTGTAGCACTGGAAATGCCCATCAGTGTACATGGTTTCTATGGCACAATGCCATCTAAAGGTGCACATTCTGGAAAAGAGGTCTATGATACTCCAACATCATGTGTTCGTCTTGCAGCAGTCAATGCTGGCTGCATCTATGATATCCCAAAATGTagggagaaaacacaacaaagaacAGACTCCAACCTCAAAGAGGAAGGCTGCATTTATGATGTGCCACCTAGCCTCAATAAAAGAGAACCCATTCTGAATGTACTAACACTCCCAAATCAGATAGTTACAAACCCGGGTAATTCGGAAAATGCTTCCAAACCTATTGAAGACAGGTGCAAACCTGGTCCAATGCATGATCTTCCTCGTAGACAATCATCATGGGGAAGACAGATTATGGTGTCCAGAGAACTACAAGAGAGGAGGGCAAAAACCACCGAAAATGAGGTAAAGAATGATATAGGTGTGTCTGTTTCTGAAAACCAAAGGGACTCCACAGTGTCCAACTCCTCCAACACCTCCAGTTCTTCCAGGAGCTCCTGTGACTCTATGTTTGGCTCCACCTCACCAGAGCCACTACGGGAGGTCACACTATCCCCAGAGGAAGCAGCCCAAAGACTTTTGCAACTCCAGGAAACAGTTTGTCAGGCTGTGCCCCAACTGATGGACTTTGTAAGTAGCCACTGGAGAAGCCGTGAGCATCTGGGCCAACACCTCCAGCAGATTCGTGCAGCCTCAGAGGATGTGGCCAACTCAGTCACCTCCTTTCTCAACTTTGTTCTAGATATCAGAGGTAATGCACTGCGGCTTACTGACTCTAACCTGCAGGCCAGGCTCCAGAAGCAGCTCTCTATTGTGGAGAACTCAGGACTGATTGTACAGAACTCTGTGGATGCTCTTTGCGGCTTAGGTTGGCCTCTGGATGTCCTGGCTCAGGATCCGGGGCAGCCACAGATTTCAGACCAGCTGGAGCGCTTTGTCATGGTTGCTCGGACTTTGCCAGAAGACATGAAACGGTTGGTGTCCATTATTAATGCCAACAGCAAGCTTCTGTTCAGAAACTCATCAAAAGAGCCAGAAATGCCAAAGAACACCAGTCTACCACATGTTATAAAAAGCATTGGCAAGAATGAACCACCGTTAGATAAAGAGTGGGATGATGATTATGTACATCTTCAG ACCAAGACAGAATTTGAAAAGCTACAgcaaactgaagaaaaaaacgaCATAAAATTGGACATGAATCAACACAATGAGAAAAAACAG GTTTCCAAACCAAAGCCTACATCCTTTGATCGTACAAGCCAACATAAGCCTCTGATTTCTGACCACTGCCGACTCTATTTTGGGGCCACCAGAAAAGCCattgctgtgtttgtttctaGCCTGGAGGAGCAACAGCCCCCTGAGAAGTTTATATCCCACAGTAAGCTGGTGATCATGGTGGGCCAAAGGCTAATAGACACCCTTTATTGTGAGGCCCAGGGTAGGGAGGACAGTCAGGAGCTCCTACACAAAAGCAACCACTTGTGTGCCCTCCTCAAGCATCTGGCAGTGGCCACCAAAAAAGCAGCGCTACACTTTCCTGACAAAGTGGCAATCAAGGAAGCACAGGACTTTGCCAAAGAACTGGCTCAGAGGGCACACCAATTTCGCATGTTTATGGAAAATTAA